The DNA sequence GCCAACGGCGCCAGCCACGAGCATCCTTGCCGCATCATCGTGCTGGAACGCAACCCGCTGGCACCCAAGACCGGTCTGAATGCCCAGATCCGGGTCGGCGGCGATGCCGGGGCCGGCGAGGTTGTCGTGTTGCGGCTGCGCGGTCCGCTCGCCGCGCACGAGCACAGCGTTGTCATCCCGTTCCTGCTGCCCGATACCCCGGTGGTGGCCTGGTGGCCCAACCAGGCTCCGCCCGTCCCCGCTAAAGATCCGCTGGGACGCTTGGCAATTCGGCGGATCACCGATGCGACGACGGCACCAGACCCCCTCAACGCCATCAAGAACCGGCTCGCCGGGTACACCCCGGGCGATACCGACCTGTCGTGGAGCCGGATCACCTACTGGCGGGCTCTGCTGGCCTCGGCGCTGGATCAGCCACCGTACGAGGGCATCAACTCGGCAGTGGTGTCCGGGCTGGCCACCGAGCCCGCACTGGATGTCATCGCGGGTTGGCTCGCCTCACGTATCGAGGGTCCAGTCACCCGGCTGGTCGGCGAGCTCAAGGTGGAACTGCACCGCGACAGCGAGGTCGTCACCCTGAGCCGGCCGCAGACCGGGGCCATCGCAACATTGGCCCGCACCGGACGCCCGTCGGCGTCGCTTCCGTTGCCGCGCAGAGAAACACGAGATTGCCTGGCCGAGGATTTGCGCCGCCTCGACCCCGACGAGATCTATCGCACGGCGCTTGAGGGAATCGCGAAGGTGCAGTACCTATGAGTGAAACAATCATCGAAAAGTACACGGACACCGATGCTTTGGTGACCGCGGCGGGTGACCGGCTGGCGCTCGCGATCGCCGGTGCCCTCACCGAACGCGGTAAGGCCATGATCGTGCTCACCGGTGGCGGCACCGGTATCGCCCTGCTCAAACATCTGCGCGATGTCGCCAGTGATCTCGACTGGGCCAACGTTCACGTGTTCTGGGGCGACGACCGGTATGTTCCGAAAACCGATCCGGAACGCAATGCCTGGCAGGCTTGGGAGGCACTGCTTGAGCATGTCGACTTCCCCATGCGCAACATGCACGCCATGCCCAACAGCGAAAGTGAATACGGCACCGATCTGGATGCGGCCGCGCTCGCTTACGAACAGCTGCTGGCCGCCAACGCCGAGCCCGGCCAGGACTGCCCCGCATTCGACGTTCACCTACTGGGCATGGGCGGCGAGGGTCATATCAACTCGCTGTTCCCGCACACCGAAGCGGTCAAGGAGACGCAGCGGCTGGTCGTGGCGGTGCCCGATTCCCCCAAGCCGCCGCCGCAGCGAATCACGTTGACATTGCCTGCCATTCAGCGTTCACGCGAGGTGTGGCTGATCGTTTCGGGCGAGGGCAAGGCCGAAGCGGTTGCCGCGGCCATCGGCGGAGCCGACCCGATCGACGTACCCGCGGCGGGCGCCATCGGGACCGAGCGCACGGTGTGGCTGCTCGACGAAGCCGCTGCGAGCCAGCTGGACTAGTTCGTCCTCGCGCGGCGTCCCGATCGGTGCGCGTAGTCCCGACGTACACCCTGTGCGCGGCGGTCTACGTCTCGTTGCCCTGTCCCGCGGCGAAGAGCGCGTCCGGATCCACAGATAGTCCGTGCTCTGCCGGTGTCGGTGCCGAGGCCGGCTGTGACTGCCGGACGGCCGGTGCCGGAGCGACGGCAGGTCCGGGCGCAGGCGTCCGCAGGCGATCCACGTTCATCGAGAACTCGGCCACCCCGTCCCTGATCGCGCCCGCATGTTCATCAAGACGGTCGAGGAGCTGAGACAGCGTGCGCCCCATCTTGTTTCCAAGCTCGGAGGCGTCTGCCACAGCAGAGGCGATGGTGGTCGCCACGCTGCCGCCCTGGGTGATGGGTGAGGCGGCTCGAGCTGCCGTGAACTCGGTGATGATGTCATCCACGTACCCTTCCACCCATTGCCCCAGCATGCTTCGGGTGTGTGTGACCAGATCCGCAGCTACATTGATGCGCTGATTGACGTTCGCCGCGACCACGCGCAACTCCTGGAGGGCATCATCGATGAGACCCGTCGCCTCGTTGAATCCTGTTGCCGCCGCACCGCTGTGACCGTCACCGAGCGCACTGAGCACAGCCGACAGCTCCTGCTGCACATTGGTGACGTCGGCAATGCAGTACCGCCAGAAGGTGGCCTCCGCGGAGGCTGCGACCGGGTTACCCCGAAGCGCATCGAGTGGTTCTTCGAGGAACTGCACATGCTCGACCATGAAGCCCAATCCGGCGTCGTGGAGGCGAGTGAGCGGTTTCAGCTCGGCATCAAGGGTGTCCACCGAACCCTTCACCAATCTTCGTCATCGCGGCGACGGTCTGATCCTCCGCTTCGGCAATCTGCCGAGCCTGATCGTGCAGACGCTGTCCCGTCTCCACCATGACGTCACCCAGGGTCCGGACCGCGTCAGACAGCTGGTCGATACTCCCCCGCACCGACATCACGAAATCTGACGACACCGCCCCCAAGTCCTGCTCGCCCAGCCCCTCGCCATGATGATCGAGC is a window from the Mycobacteroides salmoniphilum genome containing:
- the pgl gene encoding 6-phosphogluconolactonase; amino-acid sequence: MSETIIEKYTDTDALVTAAGDRLALAIAGALTERGKAMIVLTGGGTGIALLKHLRDVASDLDWANVHVFWGDDRYVPKTDPERNAWQAWEALLEHVDFPMRNMHAMPNSESEYGTDLDAAALAYEQLLAANAEPGQDCPAFDVHLLGMGGEGHINSLFPHTEAVKETQRLVVAVPDSPKPPPQRITLTLPAIQRSREVWLIVSGEGKAEAVAAAIGGADPIDVPAAGAIGTERTVWLLDEAAASQLD
- the opcA gene encoding glucose-6-phosphate dehydrogenase assembly protein OpcA, yielding MIVDLPDTTTNDVNKKLVELRETGGAVTMARVLTLVVITDAGDDVEEVIEAANGASHEHPCRIIVLERNPLAPKTGLNAQIRVGGDAGAGEVVVLRLRGPLAAHEHSVVIPFLLPDTPVVAWWPNQAPPVPAKDPLGRLAIRRITDATTAPDPLNAIKNRLAGYTPGDTDLSWSRITYWRALLASALDQPPYEGINSAVVSGLATEPALDVIAGWLASRIEGPVTRLVGELKVELHRDSEVVTLSRPQTGAIATLARTGRPSASLPLPRRETRDCLAEDLRRLDPDEIYRTALEGIAKVQYL